A genomic window from Ascaphus truei isolate aAscTru1 chromosome 1, aAscTru1.hap1, whole genome shotgun sequence includes:
- the LOC142489641 gene encoding cardiomyopathy-associated protein 5-like gives MESYCPADCDRASEISFCMDDEATSETALDPEEAEELKQSLRDVIHTEDVRPKLQCIMSSPSFSMVTVQCEDSGIHWETSSSRCSTPWASEASTTSDVFSMESSSVGSPPGKVIFIIDEGKLRRKKVRASSSSELARQSSHLKRNMGHQKQEVAENMGEALKQALEKS, from the exons ATGGAAAGCTACTGTCCTGCTGACTGTGACAGGGCATCTGAGATCTCCTTCTGCATGGACGATGAAGCGACTTCTGAGACTGCCCTGGACCCCGAAGAAGCAGAGGAGCTGAAACAGAG TTTAAGGGATGTTATTCATACTGAAGACGTGAGACCCAAGCTACAGTGCATTATGTCAAGCCCTTCATTTTCTATGGTAACCGTGCAGTGTGAAGACAGTGGAATACATTGGGAGACCAGCTCAAGTCGATGCTCAACACCATGGGCATCAGAGGCCAGCACTACCTCTGATGTGTTCAGCATGGAAAGTTCATCTGTAGGTTCTCCTCCTGGAAAGGTTATATTTATCATCGACGAAGGCAAACTACGCCGGAAAAAAGTCAGAGCATCATCGTCATCAGAGCTTGCCCGGCAGTCTTCACATCTCAAGAGAAATATGGGTCATCAAAAACAAGAGGTTGCAGAAAATATGGGAGAAGCCTTAAAACAAGCACTGGAAAAAAGCTAA